The following DNA comes from Cellulophaga sp. HaHa_2_95.
TTATTTGATCAGTTTTTTGAGATGATAAAGTTAAAGCTAACTAAAACGTTATAGTTTAAATAAAGGTTATTTGTCACAGTTTTTAAGGGATTGAGGGCGTTTTCTAACACCTTACTTTTGTATATTTGCTGTGTATTTCAACATTAAAATATAAAAATATATGAGTATCATAATTAGCATTCATGCAAGACAGATTTTAGATTCAAGAGGTAACCCTACAATAGAGGTAGATGTGTTTACTGAAAATGGTGTAATGGGAAGAGCTGCGGTTCCTTCTGGAGCATCAACTGGAGAACATGAAGCTGTTGAACTTCGTGATGGAGGTAAGGCTTTTATGGGTAAAGGTGTTACAAAAGCTATTGCTAATGTAAATACTGATATAGCAGAAGAAATTATCGGAATGTCTGTTTTTGAGCAAAATCTTATCGATCAAACAATGATTGAATTAGATGGAACTCCAAATAAATCAAAATTGGGTGCTAATGCTATTTTAGGTGTTTCTTTAGCGGTTGCAAAAGCAGCGGCAGAAGAATTAGGAATGCCTTTATATAGATATATTGGTGGTGTTAGTGCTAATACATTACCAGTTCCTATGATGAATATTATCAATGGTGGTTCTCATTCAGATGCTCCTATTGCTTTTCAAGAATTTATGGTAATGCCAGTTAAGGCAGAAAGTTTTTCTCATGCCATGCAAATGGGAACTGAAATTTTCCATAACCTTAAAAAAGTATTACATGATAGAGGTTTAAGTACTGCTGTTGGTGATGAAGGTGGTTTTGCACCAAATTTAGCCGGAGGTACAGAAGATGCTTTAGATACTATTGCAAAAGCAGTAGATAAAGCAGGATACAAACTTGGGGATGACGTAATGATCGCTTTAGATTGTGCTGCAGCTGAGTTTTATGTAGACGGGAAATATGACTATACTAAATTTGAAGGTGATACAGGTGTTATTAGAACTTCTGAAGAGCAAGCTCAATACTTAGCAGATTTGGCGGCTAAATACCCAATCATATCTATCGAAGATGGTATGGATGAAAATGACTGGGATGGTTGGAAATCTTTAACAGAAAAGATTGGCGATAAAGTTCAATTAGTTGGTGATGATTTATTCGTAACGAATGTAGAGCGTCTTTCTAAAGGGATTGAAAATGGAATAGCAAATTCTATTTTGATTAAAGTAAACCAGATCGGTACCTTAACAGAAACAATTTCTGCAGTAAATATGGCTAAGAACGCTGGTTATACTTCAGTAATGTCTCACCGTTCAGGAGAAACAGAAGATAATACCATTGCAGATTTGGCAGTAGCATTGAATACAGGTCAAATAAAGACCGGTTCTGCTTCAAGATCTGATCGTATGGCAAAATACAATCAATTGTTAAGAATTGAAGAAGAGTTAGGCAGTGTTGCTTATTATCCAAAGGATAAAGCTTTTAAGTTAAAGAAATAACTTTATAATTATTTAAAGCCTTTCTAATTTGGAAAGGCTTTTTTTTTGAGAAAATTTTAAGGAATGAATTATTATAGGAATTAAATAATTATCTTGAACGTAGATTCTAATGCAATATCCTCCTAAATGAATAATTTTCTTTTTGTTGCCGCTGAAAATGATGCTATTCCTAAATGTAAAGCAGGTGGAATGGGCGATGTTGTCAGAGATGTTCCACGTCAAATTTCACGGAAGGGTGATAGTGCCCATATTGTGGTTCCCGCATATTCAAGGCTTCATAAGGATGGCGTTTTCCTTATGCATTTAAATTTTCAATTAAGAGGGCAAGATTATACGGCAGAATTGTACAAAGTTCAACCCAAAAAAGACTTTGAAAATTTAACACATTATGTGATTCATCATCCTGAAATTCAACCAGGTGATATTGCGCATATTTATCATAATGATCCTACGGAGCCTTTTTTCAATGATGCTGTAAAGTATTTTATATTCTGTACAGCCGTAGCAGAGGCTGTAAACCAAAATGCATTTGGTGATTTAGATATCGTTCATCTGCATGATTGGCATTCAAGCTTACTTTTGTTTTTAAGGAAATACCATCCATCTTATGAAAAACTTAAGCAATTACGCTTTGTGTATACCATTCACAATTTGGCGATACAAGGCATAAGACCTTTTGGAGGTAATTATTCGTCTATTCAGAACTTCTTTCCGGAAATTCCTATCGATTATGATAATTTAAGAGACCATAGGTATTGGGATTGCATCAACCTAATGGCTGTAGGGGTACGGCTTGCAGATGCGGTGCATACAGTGTCTCCGTCTTATAAAGAGGATATTTTGGTGCCAAGTAATCCACCAGATTTTATTGGAGGAGAGAGTTTAGAGGCGGATTTGCAAAATGCGGACTTAGAAGGTAGGTTATTTGGTATTCTTAACGGCTCCAACTATAATAATATTAGGGCTGCCGAAAAAGGCAGGCTATATCGCAATATTATAAGAGCTTTATTTGGTTGGTTGCAAGAAGAATCAAAGAAATATAAGTATGACTTTCTAGCGCACACGGGTGAGAAGATAATGGACTATGTAGAGCA
Coding sequences within:
- the eno gene encoding phosphopyruvate hydratase, whose product is MSIIISIHARQILDSRGNPTIEVDVFTENGVMGRAAVPSGASTGEHEAVELRDGGKAFMGKGVTKAIANVNTDIAEEIIGMSVFEQNLIDQTMIELDGTPNKSKLGANAILGVSLAVAKAAAEELGMPLYRYIGGVSANTLPVPMMNIINGGSHSDAPIAFQEFMVMPVKAESFSHAMQMGTEIFHNLKKVLHDRGLSTAVGDEGGFAPNLAGGTEDALDTIAKAVDKAGYKLGDDVMIALDCAAAEFYVDGKYDYTKFEGDTGVIRTSEEQAQYLADLAAKYPIISIEDGMDENDWDGWKSLTEKIGDKVQLVGDDLFVTNVERLSKGIENGIANSILIKVNQIGTLTETISAVNMAKNAGYTSVMSHRSGETEDNTIADLAVALNTGQIKTGSASRSDRMAKYNQLLRIEEELGSVAYYPKDKAFKLKK
- a CDS encoding glycogen synthase, giving the protein MNNFLFVAAENDAIPKCKAGGMGDVVRDVPRQISRKGDSAHIVVPAYSRLHKDGVFLMHLNFQLRGQDYTAELYKVQPKKDFENLTHYVIHHPEIQPGDIAHIYHNDPTEPFFNDAVKYFIFCTAVAEAVNQNAFGDLDIVHLHDWHSSLLLFLRKYHPSYEKLKQLRFVYTIHNLAIQGIRPFGGNYSSIQNFFPEIPIDYDNLRDHRYWDCINLMAVGVRLADAVHTVSPSYKEDILVPSNPPDFIGGESLEADLQNADLEGRLFGILNGSNYNNIRAAEKGRLYRNIIRALFGWLQEESKKYKYDFLAHTGEKIMDYVEHKPDFIVSSVARLTEQKFYYIKHSPEAFIEILEKLAKVNGVFMLLGTGAPEYEEMFREISYKHKNFIFTNGQSEDLIDSIYLESDLYFMPSLFEPCGISQMLAMRNGHPCLVHHTGGLKDTVQHLKTGFSFDGTTTDEKIRNMVDSFDLVLDIFLNDKAQWKKIKANAKKERFTWDKSVDEYYKFLYAITI